One genomic region from Cetobacterium ceti encodes:
- a CDS encoding response regulator codes for MESIVIFIDDQEDFLELLKIRLEEEPYKKIFLTDGNLLNEYLRKYPIDVVVSDINMPKSGIEIFKYLKKEYPSITRIALSSLTHPRELLKAINEGEIHKYIPKPWKVDEEGKQIIRDAILYTYFQKSHCTYGLTEADEVNKINNILKNLNINYMISKKKIENSIPLNEIYYLIPRM; via the coding sequence ATGGAAAGTATTGTTATTTTTATAGATGATCAAGAAGATTTTTTAGAACTTCTAAAAATTCGTTTAGAAGAAGAGCCTTATAAAAAAATTTTTTTAACCGATGGAAATTTATTAAATGAATATTTAAGAAAATATCCTATAGATGTTGTTGTCAGTGATATAAATATGCCTAAAAGTGGAATAGAAATATTTAAATATTTAAAAAAAGAATATCCAAGCATAACAAGAATTGCTCTTTCAAGTTTAACGCATCCTAGAGAACTTTTAAAAGCTATAAATGAAGGAGAAATTCATAAATATATTCCAAAACCATGGAAAGTAGATGAGGAAGGCAAACAAATAATAAGAGATGCTATTTTATATACATATTTTCAGAAATCTCATTGTACTTATGGTTTAACAGAAGCTGATGAAGTAAATAAAATAAATAATATTCTAAAAAATTTAAATATTAATTATATGATTTCTAAAAAAAAAATAGAAAATTCAATTCCTTTAAATGAAATTTATTATTTAATTCCTAGGATGTGA
- a CDS encoding glycosyltransferase: MDDILVFSDKSKEEFKDLLSLYQYKVSNSSLFDINNFKLVIIDLNEENQIVINVNSIRNLNKEIPIIILSNVERNFHWNILTKLNGEGIIKIFSLKNSNKDRLIQIIDNLLDRNYSHENFYISFIIPIYNEEKRFANTLVFTKKIIKYIEDNYPKSKLIFVNDGSEDLSALLLEKLIEDTKNKSQYISDSGFISLKSLKRNTRKAGTYIEGLKNASGDIIVIADGDNSFFIEDINKMINILQEGYFDGIFATKDLTAENRPFIRKILSFIKRILTKPLLPLHIYDSQTGLKALKGDIINYILPYLSHKRELAIDLEIAYICKLYKLRLLQLPVKCLDREGSHINVLKDSIKYLKNLISIFFTKYDIGGKK; this comes from the coding sequence ATGGATGATATTTTAGTTTTTTCTGATAAATCTAAAGAGGAATTTAAAGATTTATTAAGTCTGTATCAGTATAAAGTTAGCAATTCTAGTTTATTCGATATAAATAATTTTAAGCTTGTTATAATTGATTTAAATGAAGAAAATCAAATAGTTATTAATGTAAATTCTATTCGAAATTTAAATAAAGAAATTCCTATTATAATTTTATCCAATGTGGAACGAAATTTTCATTGGAATATTTTAACTAAATTAAATGGGGAAGGAATTATAAAAATATTTTCTTTAAAAAATTCAAATAAAGATAGATTAATACAAATTATTGATAATTTATTAGATCGTAATTATTCCCATGAGAATTTTTATATTTCTTTTATTATTCCTATCTATAATGAGGAAAAAAGATTTGCAAATACCTTAGTATTTACAAAAAAAATTATTAAATATATTGAAGATAATTATCCAAAATCAAAATTAATTTTTGTAAATGATGGTAGTGAAGATTTAAGTGCACTATTACTAGAAAAATTAATTGAAGATACAAAAAATAAAAGTCAATATATTAGTGATTCTGGTTTTATTTCTTTAAAAAGTTTAAAGAGAAATACTCGAAAGGCAGGAACCTATATTGAAGGATTAAAAAATGCCAGTGGAGATATTATTGTTATTGCTGATGGAGATAATTCTTTTTTTATAGAAGATATAAATAAAATGATTAATATTTTACAAGAGGGTTATTTTGATGGAATTTTTGCAACTAAGGATTTAACTGCGGAAAATAGGCCTTTTATTCGAAAAATTTTAAGTTTTATAAAAAGAATTTTAACTAAACCACTTTTACCTCTACATATTTATGATAGTCAAACAGGGTTAAAAGCTTTAAAAGGAGATATTATAAATTATATATTGCCTTATTTGTCTCATAAACGAGAATTAGCTATTGATTTAGAAATAGCTTATATTTGTAAACTTTATAAATTAAGGCTTTTACAGTTACCTGTAAAGTGCTTAGATAGAGAAGGTTCTCATATTAATGTTTTAAAAGACTCTATTAAATATTTAAAAAATTTAATTAGTATTTTTTTTACCAAATATGATATAGGAGGTAAAAAATGA
- a CDS encoding substrate-binding domain-containing protein: protein MKKIFIILFSLFYLGCFSEKKELLIGIDNYESSNMLYMAQEMGYLDNNFKIIRFSTRDDNTTSFYMENLDIIYSTLFNSMYYYTPQNKSKIFYFTLLAYPEDGLIVKEKNMNLTGKKIGIEINNREYYNGIQKLISKKDFKGVELVSVMEKEGLDLYNSGKIDGIFVHKNEMDELLKEKKGFLYKNKTIESTKIEVFIASESTLKTRKKNLKNLILAWNKVLEFKKQNPKVFEEIYYKIEKKYGNFESISRNHNFLTLEENYNFIKSKNFQKAFFNHEKDLKKQIPIKDLYTEEVLE from the coding sequence ATGAAAAAAATATTTATAATTTTATTTTCCTTATTTTATCTTGGATGTTTTTCTGAAAAAAAAGAACTTCTTATAGGAATTGATAACTATGAGAGTAGTAATATGTTATATATGGCTCAAGAAATGGGCTATTTAGATAATAATTTTAAAATAATTAGGTTTTCTACCAGAGATGATAATACTACATCTTTTTATATGGAGAATTTAGATATTATTTATTCAACCTTATTTAATTCTATGTATTATTACACCCCTCAAAATAAAAGTAAAATATTTTATTTTACACTTTTAGCATATCCCGAAGATGGATTAATTGTTAAAGAAAAAAATATGAATTTAACTGGTAAAAAAATTGGAATTGAAATAAATAATAGAGAATATTATAATGGTATTCAAAAATTAATATCTAAAAAGGATTTTAAAGGTGTTGAACTAGTTTCTGTTATGGAAAAAGAGGGATTAGATTTATACAATAGTGGGAAAATTGATGGGATATTTGTTCATAAAAATGAAATGGATGAACTTCTAAAAGAAAAAAAAGGTTTTTTATACAAAAATAAAACTATAGAAAGTACAAAAATAGAAGTTTTTATTGCTAGTGAATCAACTTTAAAAACTCGAAAAAAAAATTTAAAAAATTTAATTTTAGCTTGGAATAAAGTTCTAGAGTTTAAAAAGCAAAATCCAAAAGTTTTTGAAGAAATATATTATAAAATTGAAAAGAAATATGGAAATTTTGAATCTATATCTAGAAATCATAATTTTTTGACCTTAGAAGAAAATTATAATTTTATTAAAAGTAAAAATTTTCAAAAAGCTTTTTTCAATCATGAAAAAGATTTAAAAAAACAAATTCCTATTAAGGATCTCTACACAGAGGAGGTCTTAGAATGA
- a CDS encoding ATP-binding response regulator, with product MKRNSIFFTLPLKLVLISLFFSSISYIFIGENLKKEYRNRILERVKSFAMNLEWTLYPLYEDKNYSTIQRLLEKQGTVSYVDTISIVNEDYYTVLSNKKNLIGRVKDKDFFKEIFIKKHLMNLYISPDYNIYKIVLPLKGSEYKLSSIEKSQTALYIEFDMKRENKTLYHIKDFMLITIFSTIMLSILLSLIILKRNVFNPLIFLQKGVSQLINGNYSYHITYKPKTYELKTIFRQFNIMIFKIKYTTEKLKISEKIALKSVEAKSNFLANMTHELRSPLNSIIGYSDILLEEEENFEKKKQLNAISLSSKHLLSVINDILNFSKLESKKQKLNLAPFKLEELISEIEALFSLESKRKNLDFIITKNFLKGKFYLGDFLKIKEVIINFLSNAFKFTSKGKVIFNITFKDDFLFVFVQDTGIGIPKDKINNLFKPFEQIEMTKTKSYGGTGLGLSISKEIIELMNGTIECNSELNKGSIFSFKIPLDTIENIEINNKEDVYFSESLTNIDKKDILIVDDMEDNQILTRLMLKKFNFDFDFANNGKEALEKILTKKYFLIFLDIQMPIMNGIEVLKILKEKNKLQYIIGLTAYSGEEEINEILLAGAKEVITKPLNKKLLQDRVNSLLKNL from the coding sequence ATGAAAAGGAATTCAATATTTTTTACTCTACCTTTAAAATTAGTTTTAATCTCTTTATTCTTTTCATCTATTAGTTATATATTCATTGGTGAAAATTTAAAAAAAGAATATAGAAATAGAATTTTAGAAAGGGTTAAATCCTTTGCTATGAATTTAGAATGGACTTTATATCCTTTATATGAAGATAAAAATTACTCTACTATACAAAGATTATTAGAAAAACAAGGGACAGTTTCCTATGTTGATACTATATCTATTGTAAATGAAGATTATTATACGGTTTTATCCAATAAAAAAAATTTAATAGGAAGAGTAAAAGATAAAGATTTTTTTAAAGAAATTTTTATCAAAAAACATCTTATGAATCTTTATATTAGTCCAGATTATAATATATATAAAATAGTACTTCCTCTCAAAGGTAGTGAATATAAACTGTCTTCCATTGAGAAAAGTCAAACGGCTCTTTATATTGAATTTGATATGAAAAGAGAAAATAAAACTTTATATCATATTAAAGATTTTATGCTTATTACAATATTTTCAACTATTATGCTTTCTATTCTTCTTAGTTTAATTATACTAAAACGTAATGTATTTAATCCTTTAATTTTTCTCCAAAAAGGAGTTTCTCAATTAATAAATGGAAATTATTCATATCATATTACATATAAACCTAAAACTTATGAGTTAAAAACTATTTTTAGACAATTTAATATTATGATTTTTAAAATTAAATATACCACTGAAAAATTAAAAATTTCTGAAAAAATTGCTTTAAAAAGTGTTGAAGCTAAATCAAATTTTTTAGCTAATATGACCCATGAACTTAGAAGTCCATTAAATTCAATTATAGGTTATTCGGATATTCTCTTAGAAGAAGAAGAAAATTTTGAAAAGAAAAAACAATTAAATGCCATTTCTCTTTCAAGTAAACATCTTTTAAGTGTTATTAATGATATTTTAAATTTTTCTAAATTAGAATCTAAAAAACAAAAGTTAAATTTAGCTCCATTTAAATTAGAAGAGCTTATCTCTGAAATAGAAGCGCTATTTTCTCTAGAAAGTAAAAGAAAAAATTTAGATTTTATCATTACTAAAAATTTTTTAAAAGGAAAATTTTATTTAGGTGATTTTTTAAAAATAAAGGAAGTTATTATAAATTTTTTATCTAATGCTTTTAAATTTACAAGTAAAGGTAAAGTTATTTTTAATATTACTTTTAAAGATGATTTTTTATTTGTTTTTGTTCAAGATACAGGAATAGGTATTCCTAAAGATAAAATAAATAATTTATTTAAACCTTTTGAACAAATAGAAATGACAAAAACAAAATCCTATGGCGGGACTGGATTAGGTCTTTCAATCTCTAAAGAAATTATTGAACTTATGAATGGAACCATTGAATGTAATAGTGAATTAAATAAAGGAAGTATTTTTTCTTTTAAAATTCCATTAGATACTATTGAAAATATAGAGATTAATAATAAAGAAGATGTATATTTTTCTGAATCTCTAACAAATATAGATAAAAAAGATATTTTAATTGTTGATGATATGGAAGATAATCAAATTTTAACTAGATTAATGCTAAAAAAATTTAATTTTGATTTTGATTTTGCGAATAATGGAAAAGAAGCTCTTGAAAAAATTCTTACTAAAAAATATTTTTTAATTTTCTTAGATATTCAAATGCCTATTATGAATGGAATTGAAGTTTTAAAAATTTTAAAAGAAAAAAATAAACTTCAATATATAATCGGACTTACTGCTTATAGTGGTGAAGAAGAAATAAATGAGATACTTCTTGCAGGGGCTAAAGAAGTTATAACTAAACCATTAAATAAAAAATTACTTCAAGATAGAGTGAATAGTTTATTAAAAAATTTATAA
- a CDS encoding MATE family efflux transporter — protein MKIIKIIKNYQARLFPILDVSLNGVNYFAHIFSSWYLTKSIYGNLNALLSFLSILIVTGISFQTLVAKEVSRKSFFSENILNLSLKYFLFILTLILIFHNKIILFFQSNFINLFLIFLIFTFNLFLSIFRGIIQGKENFLLLNINFYIEVLSKIFFMIILLPKFQNETSVLVSISLGMFLSLLHGYFYQFKNISIKKENIFYGKECLFIYFSNFFIYYFTSIDMILVNFKLTEYSGIYAVVLRYSQIILFVTFSIITVFLPSLSKSANDFQIFRKKAIKYFLFLQIINFIIFLSYFSLLPHTIKYIFGEKYLLAGNYLYLGGLNYSLLTTAFYIVNLNIILKREKYLYILGLFGFLYTLIIYKFMSSLNNIYYLSISIYFFMTITLIFLLYKEGEAI, from the coding sequence ATGAAGATTATTAAAATTATTAAAAATTATCAAGCTAGATTATTTCCAATATTAGATGTATCTCTCAATGGTGTCAATTATTTTGCTCATATTTTTTCCAGTTGGTATCTTACCAAAAGTATTTATGGAAATTTAAATGCTCTTTTAAGTTTTCTTAGTATTTTAATTGTAACAGGGATTTCCTTTCAGACTTTAGTAGCTAAAGAAGTTTCAAGGAAATCTTTTTTTTCTGAAAATATTTTAAATTTAAGTTTAAAATATTTTTTATTTATTTTAACATTAATTTTAATCTTTCATAATAAAATAATTTTATTTTTTCAAAGTAATTTTATAAATTTATTTCTAATTTTTCTAATTTTTACATTTAATTTATTTCTTTCAATATTTCGAGGAATTATTCAAGGAAAGGAAAATTTTCTACTTCTTAATATTAATTTTTACATTGAGGTTTTAAGTAAAATTTTTTTTATGATAATCTTATTACCTAAATTTCAAAATGAAACTTCCGTTTTAGTATCCATTAGTTTAGGTATGTTTTTAAGTCTTTTACATGGATATTTTTATCAATTTAAAAATATTTCCATAAAAAAAGAGAATATTTTTTATGGAAAAGAGTGTTTATTTATTTATTTTTCAAATTTTTTTATTTATTATTTTACTTCTATTGATATGATTCTTGTTAATTTTAAATTAACTGAATATTCAGGAATATATGCCGTTGTTTTGAGATATAGTCAAATTATACTTTTTGTAACTTTTAGTATAATTACAGTTTTCTTACCATCTCTTAGTAAGAGTGCAAATGATTTTCAAATTTTTAGGAAAAAAGCTATAAAATATTTTCTTTTTTTGCAAATTATAAATTTTATTATTTTTCTAAGTTATTTTAGCCTTTTACCCCATACAATTAAATATATTTTTGGAGAAAAATATCTGTTAGCAGGTAATTATTTATATTTAGGTGGTTTAAATTATTCCCTATTAACCACTGCATTTTATATTGTAAATTTAAATATAATTTTAAAAAGAGAAAAATATCTTTATATTTTAGGCTTATTTGGATTTTTATATACACTTATTATCTATAAATTTATGAGTTCTTTAAACAATATTTATTATTTAAGTATAAGTATATATTTTTTTATGACGATTACACTTATATTTTTACTATATAAAGAGGGGGAAGCCATATGA